TTAATCAAATCCTATGACTCAGATCCTACTGGGGATCCCTATTACAGTCTCATGAATTTGTATCTTGACAAGGCTGATGATGTCTGGGCAAGTCAGGTTGACAAAGCTGATATTATCATAATCTCTGGAGGCCAATGGTTCTTTAGGCCATTTTTGTACTACGAAAACGATCAGCTCATGGGATGTCACAAATGCAATCAAAAGAATGTTACAGAACATACTCATTACTATGGATACAGAATGGCGTTTCGTACAGCTTTCAAGACCCTTTTAAACCTGAAGAAATTAAAGGGTCGATTGGTAATGCTAAGGCCATTCTCCCCTGCACATTTTGAGAATGGGGATTGGAATAACGGAGGGAATTGTAATAGAACAAGACCATtcaagaatgaagaaatgaagttGGATGGATACGAATTGAAGATGTATATGACTCAATTGGAAGAATTTAAGGCAGCAGAAAAAGAAGGTAGAAAAAGGGCTAGTGTCAAATTCAAATTGCTAGATACAACTGAAGCAATGGTAATGAGACCAGATGGACATCCAAATCATTATGGACATTGgccaaatgaaaagaaattgcCTGATTGTGTACATTGGTGTATGCCAGGCCCTGTTGATACTTGGAATGAGCTTTTCTTAGCAACTTTAAAGATGGAAGGAGATGAATTATAGAAACAGAATTTGGTAACAAACATATAATAACTTTTTCAAATGTTTGTGTAATTTGTTTTAGGAAAAAGGGTATAGGTTTTTTAAAGAAgttttatatcaatatatattttgagtAATCAAAGCTTCACAATTTGAAACTCTGCCTTATGTATGTTAGTAGTTAAGATATAAACTCCGGTTTTGCTATAATTCAGATAATATATTCTCAGGCCAAATCCCTCGATCTTGAATATCagttaaattatttgaaaaggtGGATATAAATTAAATGGCACCGACCAAATAGTTGCTCCATAAAGGttgttaaataaaatatttcataatctaccattatcaattaaattactaatctaaaatgtatactttatatatacatGGTATATAGAGTTTTATACCATAAATCAAGAAATCTTTCTTTGTATGTGGAGCTATAATTGGAATTTCCTATATTAGTGTTAACAAAATTAAATGCATGTTAAAACacatttttacttttctataaAACTCCGACATATTCATCTATCACTCTATCCATAAACAAGTATATGGTAGTATATATTATACAATTTCTTTGAagaagtttatatattattgtacttatatatatatatataaaaaagtattctatgtgttatttatatttattcatatttgaaaatatattatcgtATTCGTGTATAatgtattatgtatattgaaGAAGCATAATAAGTTGTTCATAACTTATTTATATATCGTATACTATATAtcaacttaaaatttatattgagttatttttaatttcatgggaaagtaagaaaattgaagaataaatatGTGACTGGTAAAAAGGAAGCCAAGTTTTATGGGATCTATACTTTgattataattcttttcattttaatgcATTTTATAGAGATATTTAGGAATATGAAAATTTGTACAGAatgtaagttttaaaaatagaatataaagAGAAGTTACAGGAGTACACActttttatttaacttatttttattatcctctattacttttaaaaatctccaaaattccttatttttttaatgtatttgagttacatattaatgtattcgagTCAGTATTTAATGTATCACAACTACtattaatgtattcgagctTCAATTATTGtatccatttttttaatttctaaggAACTTAGGTAATTAAAAACTTATTAGGAATAGatgataatttcatattaaaactatgggatttatataatttacacAAAACTATACAAAATACTTGTATGTTTTAAAAAGGAGGGTATTTGTGTAATTGCCAAAAGACAAACACAATTTGGTCCATTTGTTATGGACTGGATTTTCAGTCCAACCAAGTCTTTAAGTTAATAACGgcatagtttaatttatttacgtaaatatagtttcaatttttttgtcataattAATGAGACCCACTATCTATTTGTGTACAGgataaaaatatcattcaaaaaattttatataattttattcaaaatcaattttatctAGCCTATTCTCATTCCATATCTTACTCCTAAAGTTACTCTTCCCTTCTAATTTGAATTTCGATTGAAAATTTTTTTACCTTCTTCCTTCGATGTTCTTCCACTTTTCGCAGATTACCGCCAAATTCATggctttcaatattttttttcttgattccttcttcaacaattgtatatgtagtATGATTgttagttttttcatattttttttttaaaaaaatctttattacTTTTCAATTCTTTATTGTTGATAATCCACCTTCGTTTCAATCGGATTAACTAAGGATTTTGAGATCAATGTAGGGTTTATGgcaaaaaataaacaagttcAAGTTGAACAATCTATTGAAGTATTGAGATCCATAAAAAAATGACCCAATAGCAATAAATCTAGCGgcattaagattgttgaagtggAAGTACGAGAAAAGCCATAAACATTGATTCAGAGGAGATTGAATCAGCCTCATCAGAACTGgacaaatttgaagaatatCGGGAACATCATGTAGTGcaatttatatacaaattacaatttatgtatatagtgggttgtatattaagttaatatttacAAAGTATTATGAGACATTTCTTAATTGTATATTCTATTAGTTGTATACCAATTACTAAAGTTAGGTATATAGTGGGTTGTATATTAAGGTAACATATACAAAGTCTTACGAGGCAATAGCTATTTGCATACAATTATGTAATTTTgtgtaaaataaatttgttaaaatcacactattatacatatacaaaattataatacattatacaaattcgttgatatatacaaaaattatgaatataataaaatattgtatatataaacgTTACACACTCAAATATACAAACctatatatacaattaacaaattaatattatacaatcagtttaatcattaaaattttattgtaaaaaatatatgaaatcacAGATGCACATATataactataatatatataccaaaattattgtacattatataaattccttaatatatataaaagaaaaaatagaaacaaaataaaatattgtatacaaacagattacccaaaaaaaaataaaaaaaaatacatattatgaTGATATACAATCAATTACACacaaatatctaaaaaaaatttgggaaaatatttgattttgaactaGTATTGTCTTTCTATAGctttagaattctttttttgggaaaatatctgattttgaatgttttgcTTAAATCATGGGATtatgtgaatttatttttatcattttttgtgCTATTGTTACCTTttgttgagaaaaataatttttttgtataaattttattagaaaaatattt
This window of the Solanum pennellii chromosome 2, SPENNV200 genome carries:
- the LOC107009275 gene encoding protein trichome birefringence-like 19, whose amino-acid sequence is MKGGVAELFDSFRKVVLPIATLLLLLKISYSSFDSTTDSLLQNLESSQNGSIPLDQPEQVSPGITSASPSTNYSAKTGIRQQTCNIFVGKWIPYPKGPYYTNETNCVIDDRQNCMKFGRPDSDFIHWRWKPNDCELPLFDATQFLQIVRGKTLAFVGDSLARNQMQSLVCLLSNASIPVDVSETTDTKFRRWLYKDYNFTIMALWSPQLIKSYDSDPTGDPYYSLMNLYLDKADDVWASQVDKADIIIISGGQWFFRPFLYYENDQLMGCHKCNQKNVTEHTHYYGYRMAFRTAFKTLLNLKKLKGRLVMLRPFSPAHFENGDWNNGGNCNRTRPFKNEEMKLDGYELKMYMTQLEEFKAAEKEGRKRASVKFKLLDTTEAMVMRPDGHPNHYGHWPNEKKLPDCVHWCMPGPVDTWNELFLATLKMEGDEL